One Pseudomonas sp. HOU2 genomic window carries:
- a CDS encoding ATP-binding cassette domain-containing protein, whose protein sequence is MTLLKFSDVSLAFGAMPLLDKVSWQIARGERVCIIGRNGTGKSSMMKLVKGDQKPDDGSVWRAPGLKIGELPQELPVADGRTVFDVVAEGLDGVGALLAEYHHLSQNIVTDADLDKLMHVQHDLEARDGWRLQTLVDSTLSRLQLPADKTLAELSGGWRRRVLLAQALVSEPDLLLLDEPTNHLDIGAIAWLEEALKDFQGAVLFITHDRSFLQNLATRILELDRGGLIDWNGDYASFLVHKEAALAAEETANALFDKRLAQEEVWIRQGIKARRTRNEGRVRALKALRVERSERRERTGKANIQLETADKSGKQVMVLENVSFHHPDGPYLIKDFSMVLQRGDRIGLLGANGTGKTTLLKLMLNGLQPTSGKVEEGTRIDVAYFDQLRHQLDLEKTVIDNVAEGRDFIDIDGQSRHVLSYLGDFLFSPQRARTPVKALSGGERARLLLAKLFSKPANLLVLDEPTNDLDVETLELLEEVLLTFNGTVLMVSHDRAFLDNVVTSTLVFEGEGKVREYVGGYQDWIRQGGSPRLLGVTESKSGKADLNSAVVTAEPAVVAAPVAAAPAAKKKLSYKLQRELEALPGDIDAKEQQIAAVEAEMAEAGFYQRPPAETAKVIASLEQLQAELDALVERWAELDA, encoded by the coding sequence ATGACCCTGCTCAAATTCAGCGATGTGTCCCTTGCATTCGGCGCGATGCCGTTGTTGGACAAGGTGTCCTGGCAGATCGCCCGTGGTGAGCGGGTGTGCATCATCGGCCGCAACGGCACTGGCAAATCCAGCATGATGAAACTGGTCAAGGGCGACCAGAAGCCCGATGACGGCTCGGTGTGGCGTGCCCCCGGTCTGAAAATCGGCGAATTGCCGCAAGAATTGCCGGTGGCCGACGGGCGGACCGTTTTCGACGTGGTTGCCGAGGGCCTCGACGGCGTTGGCGCCTTGCTCGCCGAATACCATCACCTGAGCCAGAACATCGTCACCGACGCCGACCTGGACAAGCTGATGCACGTCCAGCACGACCTCGAAGCCCGTGACGGCTGGCGCTTGCAGACCCTTGTCGACAGCACTTTGAGCCGCCTGCAACTGCCGGCCGACAAGACCCTTGCCGAGTTGTCCGGCGGCTGGCGTCGTCGCGTGCTGCTGGCGCAGGCGCTGGTGTCCGAACCGGATCTGCTGCTGCTCGACGAACCGACCAACCACCTGGACATCGGTGCGATTGCCTGGCTCGAAGAAGCCCTGAAGGATTTCCAGGGCGCCGTGCTGTTCATCACGCACGACCGTTCTTTCCTGCAGAACCTGGCTACGCGCATCCTCGAACTGGATCGCGGCGGCCTGATCGACTGGAACGGCGACTACGCCAGCTTCCTGGTGCACAAAGAAGCCGCGCTGGCCGCTGAAGAAACTGCCAACGCGCTGTTCGACAAGCGTCTGGCCCAGGAAGAAGTGTGGATCCGTCAGGGCATCAAGGCCCGTCGGACCCGTAACGAAGGTCGCGTCCGAGCCCTTAAAGCCCTGCGTGTTGAGCGCAGCGAGCGTCGCGAGCGTACCGGCAAGGCGAATATCCAGCTGGAAACCGCCGACAAGTCCGGCAAGCAAGTGATGGTGCTGGAAAATGTCAGCTTCCATCACCCGGACGGTCCGTACCTGATCAAGGACTTCTCGATGGTCCTGCAGCGCGGCGACCGTATCGGCCTGCTCGGTGCCAACGGTACCGGCAAGACCACCCTGCTGAAGCTGATGCTCAATGGTCTGCAACCGACCAGCGGCAAAGTGGAAGAGGGCACCCGGATTGACGTGGCCTACTTCGACCAGTTGCGCCATCAGTTGGATCTGGAAAAGACCGTGATCGACAACGTCGCCGAAGGTCGCGACTTCATCGATATCGACGGCCAGAGCCGCCACGTCCTCAGCTACCTCGGCGACTTCCTGTTCAGTCCGCAGCGTGCGCGTACGCCGGTCAAGGCGCTGTCCGGTGGCGAACGTGCGCGTTTGCTGCTGGCCAAACTGTTCAGCAAACCGGCGAACCTGCTGGTCCTCGACGAACCGACCAACGACCTCGACGTGGAAACTCTCGAGCTGCTCGAAGAGGTGCTGCTGACCTTCAACGGCACTGTGCTGATGGTCAGTCACGACCGGGCATTCCTCGACAACGTGGTCACCAGCACCCTGGTCTTCGAAGGTGAAGGCAAGGTGCGTGAATACGTCGGCGGCTATCAGGACTGGATCCGTCAGGGCGGGTCCCCGCGCCTGTTGGGCGTGACCGAGAGCAAGTCGGGCAAGGCTGACCTGAATTCGGCGGTGGTCACCGCTGAGCCCGCCGTGGTGGCCGCACCTGTCGCTGCCGCGCCGGCTGCAAAGAAAAAATTGAGCTACAAGCTGCAGCGCGAACTGGAAGCGTTGCCGGGTGACATTGATGCCAAGGAGCAGCAGATCGCTGCGGTCGAGGCCGAGATGGCTGAAGCTGGTTTCTATCAGCGTCCGCCGGCAGAAACGGCCAAGGTGATTGCTTCGCTGGAGCAGTTGCAGGCTGAGCTGGATGCGCTGGTCGAGCGTTGGGCCGAGCTGGATGCCTGA
- a CDS encoding transglycosylase SLT domain-containing protein translates to MRSRLFSVLSCLLLTAAAAQSAQAVDLSTQRQYYDEAKRALAKGDTGPYFRYSQALADYPLEPYLAYDELTARLKTASNEEIEKFLAEHGDLPQANWMKLRWLRWLADRGDWATFTKYYDPKLNFTELDCLNAQFQISSGHKAEGYANADKLWLTGKSQPAACDGLFGIWAADGQLTEQKRWERTKLAAQARNYPLANSLVNGLTTLAPRGRLLVDVAQKPELLNQPSRFTPADEPMSDVVSLGLRRLARQDPDKAMALLDGYASSMHFSRDEKVAIAREIGLTLARRFDSRALDVMTKYDPELRDNTVSEWRLRLLLRLARWDDAYQLTRRLPQDLATTNRWRYWQARSLELAQPQNPEAQSLYKNLAKERDFYGFLAADRSQLPYSLMNKPLVLSQATINKVRNTPGVRRALEFHARGQIVDGRREWYHVSRHFNRDEMVAQAKLAYDLKWYFPAIRTISQAQYWDDLDIRFPMAHRDTLVREAKVRGLHSSWVFAITRQESAFMDDARSGVGASGLMQLMPGTAKETARKFSIPLASPQQVLDPDKNIQLGAAYLSQVHSQFNGNRVLASAAYNAGPGRVRQWLRGADHLSFDVWVESIPFDETRQYVQNVLSYSVIYGQKLNSPQPLVDWHERYFDDQ, encoded by the coding sequence ATGCGCAGTCGCCTTTTCAGTGTCTTGTCCTGTTTGCTACTTACCGCCGCTGCCGCTCAATCCGCCCAGGCGGTGGACCTGTCCACCCAACGCCAGTATTACGATGAAGCCAAGCGCGCGCTGGCCAAGGGCGATACCGGCCCGTACTTCCGTTACAGCCAGGCGCTTGCCGATTATCCGCTGGAACCGTACCTGGCTTACGACGAACTGACCGCGCGCCTGAAGACCGCGAGCAACGAGGAAATCGAGAAATTCCTCGCCGAGCACGGCGACCTGCCCCAGGCCAACTGGATGAAACTGCGCTGGTTGCGCTGGCTCGCCGACCGTGGCGACTGGGCCACCTTCACCAAATATTACGACCCGAAACTCAACTTCACCGAACTGGACTGCCTCAATGCGCAGTTCCAGATCAGTAGCGGCCACAAGGCCGAGGGCTATGCCAACGCCGACAAACTGTGGCTGACCGGCAAATCGCAACCGGCCGCCTGTGACGGACTGTTCGGGATCTGGGCCGCCGACGGTCAGTTGACCGAACAGAAACGCTGGGAACGCACCAAACTCGCCGCCCAGGCGCGCAACTATCCATTGGCCAACAGCCTGGTCAACGGCCTGACCACCCTCGCCCCGCGCGGTCGGCTGCTGGTGGATGTGGCGCAGAAACCCGAGCTGCTCAATCAGCCATCGCGCTTCACCCCGGCCGACGAGCCGATGTCCGACGTGGTCAGCCTCGGCCTGCGCCGCCTCGCCCGTCAGGACCCGGACAAGGCCATGGCCCTGCTCGACGGTTATGCCAGCAGCATGCATTTCTCCCGTGACGAGAAAGTCGCGATTGCCCGGGAAATCGGCCTGACCCTGGCCCGGCGTTTCGACAGCCGCGCGCTGGACGTGATGACCAAATACGATCCGGAACTGCGTGACAACACCGTGTCCGAATGGCGCCTGCGTCTGCTGCTGCGCCTGGCACGCTGGGACGATGCCTATCAGCTGACTCGTCGCCTGCCACAGGATCTGGCGACCACCAACCGCTGGCGCTACTGGCAGGCCCGCAGCCTGGAACTGGCGCAACCGCAGAACCCGGAAGCGCAAAGCCTGTACAAGAACCTGGCGAAGGAACGCGATTTCTACGGTTTCCTCGCCGCCGACCGCTCGCAGCTACCCTACTCGCTGATGAACAAGCCGCTGGTGCTTAGCCAGGCGACCATCAACAAGGTGCGTAACACTCCCGGCGTGCGGCGTGCGCTGGAATTTCATGCGCGCGGGCAGATCGTCGACGGTCGCCGCGAGTGGTATCACGTCAGCCGTCATTTCAATCGGGACGAAATGGTCGCCCAGGCCAAACTGGCCTACGACCTGAAATGGTATTTCCCGGCGATCCGCACCATCAGTCAGGCGCAATACTGGGACGATCTGGATATCCGCTTCCCGATGGCCCACCGCGACACTCTGGTGCGTGAGGCCAAGGTTCGTGGCCTGCATTCGAGCTGGGTGTTTGCCATCACCCGTCAGGAAAGTGCGTTCATGGACGACGCCCGCTCCGGGGTCGGTGCCAGCGGCCTGATGCAATTGATGCCCGGCACCGCCAAGGAAACCGCACGCAAGTTCAGCATTCCGCTGGCCTCGCCGCAGCAAGTGCTCGATCCGGACAAGAACATCCAGCTCGGCGCCGCCTACCTGAGCCAGGTGCACAGCCAGTTCAACGGCAACCGCGTGCTCGCCTCCGCCGCCTACAACGCCGGCCCCGGCCGTGTGCGCCAGTGGCTGCGCGGTGCCGATCACCTGAGCTTCGATGTCTGGGTGGAAAGCATCCCGTTCGACGAAACCCGCCAGTACGTGCAGAACGTGCTGTCGTACTCGGTGATCTACGGCCAGAAGCTCAACTCGCCGCAGCCGCTGGTGGATTGGCATGAGCGGTATTTCGACGACCAATGA
- a CDS encoding ABC transporter transmembrane domain-containing protein, translated as MISKLSSRHRRALSLTSRFLAPYRWQVAAALLALIVTAAVTLSMGQGIKLLVDRGFMTQSPHQLNQSIGIFMLMVLGLAVGTFARFYWVSWIGERCVADIRREVFNHLVYLHPGFYENNRSSEIQSRLTADTTLLQSVIGSSLSMFLRNLLMVIGGVVLLFITNPKLTSIVVIALPFVVAPILIFGRRVRNLSRLSQDRVADIGSYVSETLGQIKTVQAYNHQVQDERRFATTVEDAFDTARKRIFQRSWMITVVIVLVLGAVAVMLWVGGMDVIAGRITGGELAAFVFYSLIVGSAIGTLSEVIGELQRAAGAAERIAELLSSQNIIQPPTLGLVTLPERIKGELQLQNVRFSYPSRPDSYAVNGLSLTIRAGETLALVGPSGAGKSTVYDLLLRFYDPIEGRILIDGVPLTSLDPLDLRRNFALVSQSPALFFGSVEENIRYGNAGATLEQVKEAARIAHAHDFIEKMPNGYQTHLGDAGLGLSGGQRQRLAIARALLVDAPILLLDEATSALDAQSEHLIQEALPSLMQNRTTLVIAHRLATVKNADRIAVMDQGSLVAIGTHQELIVSNPLYARLAALQFNDGHAVAV; from the coding sequence ATGATCTCGAAGCTTTCTTCCCGGCACCGTCGAGCGCTGAGTCTGACCAGCCGATTTCTGGCGCCTTATCGCTGGCAAGTTGCTGCTGCGCTGCTGGCGTTGATCGTCACCGCGGCCGTCACTTTGTCGATGGGGCAGGGGATCAAATTGCTGGTCGATCGGGGCTTCATGACTCAATCGCCGCACCAACTGAACCAGAGCATCGGCATCTTCATGCTGATGGTGCTGGGCCTGGCAGTCGGCACGTTCGCGCGTTTTTACTGGGTGTCGTGGATCGGCGAGCGTTGTGTGGCGGATATCCGGCGCGAAGTGTTCAACCATCTGGTCTATCTGCACCCCGGGTTTTACGAGAACAACCGCAGTTCGGAGATCCAGTCACGGTTGACCGCCGACACCACGTTGCTGCAATCGGTGATCGGCTCTTCACTGTCGATGTTTTTGCGCAACCTGTTGATGGTGATCGGCGGGGTGGTTCTGCTGTTTATCACCAACCCGAAACTCACCAGCATCGTGGTGATTGCCTTGCCGTTCGTGGTCGCGCCGATTCTGATTTTCGGTCGGCGCGTGCGCAATCTGTCGCGGTTGAGTCAGGATCGGGTCGCCGATATCGGCAGCTATGTTTCCGAAACGCTTGGCCAGATCAAGACCGTGCAGGCGTACAACCATCAGGTGCAGGACGAGCGACGTTTCGCCACGACCGTCGAGGACGCGTTCGACACTGCACGCAAGCGCATCTTTCAGCGCTCGTGGATGATCACCGTGGTGATCGTGCTGGTGCTCGGTGCGGTTGCGGTGATGTTGTGGGTCGGCGGCATGGACGTGATTGCCGGACGCATCACCGGTGGTGAACTGGCGGCTTTCGTCTTCTACAGCCTGATTGTCGGCAGTGCGATCGGCACGTTGAGCGAAGTCATCGGCGAGTTGCAGCGTGCTGCGGGTGCCGCTGAACGCATCGCCGAACTCCTCAGTTCGCAGAACATCATCCAGCCGCCGACCCTCGGGCTGGTGACGTTGCCTGAGCGGATCAAGGGCGAACTGCAGTTGCAGAATGTACGTTTTTCCTATCCGTCGCGTCCGGACAGCTACGCCGTCAACGGCCTGAGCCTGACCATCAGGGCTGGCGAGACCCTGGCCCTTGTCGGGCCATCCGGGGCCGGTAAATCCACGGTGTATGACTTGCTGTTGCGCTTCTACGACCCGATTGAAGGGCGGATCCTGATCGACGGTGTGCCGCTGACCAGCCTCGACCCGCTGGACCTGCGGCGCAATTTCGCCCTGGTCTCGCAATCGCCTGCACTGTTTTTCGGCAGCGTCGAAGAGAATATTCGTTACGGCAACGCGGGCGCGACGCTGGAACAGGTTAAGGAAGCGGCAAGAATTGCTCACGCCCATGACTTCATCGAGAAGATGCCCAACGGCTATCAGACCCACTTGGGTGACGCCGGCCTTGGACTTTCCGGCGGCCAGCGTCAACGCCTGGCGATCGCTCGCGCTTTGCTGGTGGATGCGCCGATTCTGCTGCTGGACGAAGCCACCAGTGCCCTCGATGCCCAGAGCGAGCACTTGATTCAGGAAGCGCTGCCAAGCCTGATGCAAAACCGCACCACACTGGTGATCGCGCATCGCTTGGCCACGGTGAAAAACGCCGACCGGATCGCGGTGATGGATCAGGGCAGCCTGGTGGCCATCGGTACCCATCAGGAGCTGATCGTAAGCAATCCGCTGTATGCGCGGCTGGCGGCGCTGCAGTTCAATGATGGGCATGCGGTGGCGGTGTAG
- a CDS encoding PA1571 family protein has protein sequence MSLQHSSEDKIQVIRTKPGQPLGCSIIDKDGREVPITEDMIQDACRELDKRLVKPAEQK, from the coding sequence ATGTCCTTGCAACACAGCAGCGAAGACAAGATTCAAGTGATCCGCACCAAGCCCGGCCAACCTCTGGGTTGCTCGATTATTGATAAGGATGGGCGTGAAGTACCGATCACTGAAGACATGATCCAGGACGCATGCCGCGAACTGGACAAGCGATTGGTCAAGCCTGCCGAACAAAAGTGA
- the pdxB gene encoding 4-phosphoerythronate dehydrogenase PdxB, with product MLIVADENIPLLDAFFAGFGEIRRVPGRSIDRAKVEQADVLLVRSVTNVNRALLEGSTVRFVGTCTIGTDHLDLDYFNEAGITWSSAPGCNARGVVDYVLGSLMTLAEIEGVDLPQRTYGVIGAGEVGGRLIKVLKGLGWNVKVCDPPRQAAEGGDYVSLEQIIEQCDVISLHTPLTRTGEGATWHLFDEQRLLQLKPGTWLINAARGPVVDNAALREVLLEREDLQAVLDVWEAEPEVDVALAELCVLATPHIAGYSLDGKQRGTAQIYQAYCEFIGQPASIQLCDLLPAPWLSEVTLHADSDPAWALAMLCRGVYDPRRDDADFRRSLVGNVAEQRAAFDVLRKQYPVRREIEGLKVRVEGDSPQLQQIVAALGAVAV from the coding sequence ATGCTGATTGTTGCCGACGAAAATATCCCGCTGCTCGATGCTTTTTTTGCCGGTTTCGGCGAGATCCGCCGGGTGCCGGGCCGTTCCATCGACCGTGCGAAGGTCGAGCAGGCCGATGTGTTGCTGGTGCGCTCGGTGACCAACGTCAATCGCGCGTTGCTCGAAGGCAGCACGGTGCGTTTCGTCGGCACTTGCACCATCGGAACCGATCACCTCGATCTCGATTATTTCAATGAGGCCGGCATCACCTGGTCCAGCGCCCCCGGGTGCAATGCGCGGGGCGTGGTCGATTACGTGCTTGGTAGCCTGATGACTCTGGCGGAAATCGAAGGCGTTGATTTGCCGCAACGTACGTACGGCGTCATCGGTGCCGGTGAAGTCGGCGGGCGGTTGATCAAGGTCCTCAAGGGCCTGGGCTGGAATGTCAAAGTCTGCGATCCGCCGCGTCAGGCAGCCGAGGGCGGCGATTACGTCAGCCTCGAGCAGATCATCGAGCAGTGCGACGTGATCAGCCTGCACACACCGCTGACCCGTACCGGGGAAGGCGCGACCTGGCACCTGTTCGATGAGCAGCGTTTGCTCCAGCTCAAACCCGGCACCTGGCTGATCAACGCTGCCCGTGGTCCGGTGGTGGATAACGCCGCGTTGCGCGAAGTGCTGCTGGAGCGCGAAGACCTGCAAGCGGTGCTCGATGTTTGGGAAGCCGAGCCTGAGGTCGATGTTGCCCTTGCCGAACTCTGCGTGCTGGCCACACCACACATTGCCGGCTACAGCCTCGATGGCAAGCAACGCGGGACGGCGCAGATTTATCAGGCCTATTGCGAATTTATCGGTCAGCCTGCGAGCATCCAGCTCTGTGACCTGCTGCCGGCACCCTGGCTGTCAGAAGTGACCCTGCACGCCGATAGCGATCCGGCCTGGGCGCTGGCGATGTTGTGCCGTGGGGTGTACGACCCGCGCCGCGATGATGCGGATTTTCGCCGCAGTCTCGTTGGCAATGTCGCCGAACAGCGCGCGGCGTTTGATGTACTGCGCAAGCAGTATCCGGTGCGGCGTGAAATCGAAGGACTGAAGGTGCGGGTTGAAGGCGACTCGCCGCAGTTGCAGCAGATTGTGGCGGCGCTGGGGGCGGTGGCTGTCTAG
- a CDS encoding MATE family efflux transporter, protein MNSVTDQPLAASLTRPARIRLEFRNLLALALPIIIAQLATTAMGFVDAVMAGRVGPRDLAAVALGNSIWVPVFLLMTGTLLATTPKVAQRFGAGTHSEIGPIVRQALWLALVVGLIATCMLVAAEPVLHLMKVDPELIGPCMQYLHGIASGLPAVAFYHVLRCTSDGIGRTRPAMVLGLCGLALNIPLNYIFIYGHFGVPAMGGVGCGWATAIVMWVMALGLAGYERWAPAYRSSEIFSRFDWPQWAVIKRLLAIGLPIGIAVFAESSIFAVIALLIGSLGATVVAGHQIALNVSSLVFMIPYSLGMAVTVRVGQALGREEPREARFAAGVGMGTALAYACISASMMLLLREPIASIYTADPTVIHIAAMLIVYSALFQFSDAIQVTAAGALRGYQDTRVTMILTLFAYWGIGLPVGYALGLTDWLGEPRGPSGLWQGLIVGLSCAAFMLSIRLTRSARKRIRISRSVG, encoded by the coding sequence GTGAATTCTGTTACTGATCAACCTCTCGCTGCCTCACTCACCCGCCCCGCGCGAATTCGCCTGGAGTTCAGGAACCTGCTCGCCCTGGCGTTGCCGATCATCATCGCGCAACTGGCGACCACCGCCATGGGCTTCGTCGATGCCGTGATGGCCGGCCGCGTCGGGCCGCGCGATCTGGCGGCGGTAGCGCTGGGCAACTCGATCTGGGTTCCGGTGTTTCTGCTGATGACCGGCACCCTGCTGGCCACCACGCCGAAAGTCGCCCAGCGTTTCGGCGCCGGCACCCACAGCGAGATCGGCCCGATCGTGCGTCAGGCGCTGTGGCTGGCGCTGGTGGTCGGCCTGATCGCGACTTGCATGCTGGTCGCCGCCGAACCGGTACTGCACCTGATGAAGGTCGATCCCGAGCTGATCGGCCCGTGCATGCAATACCTGCACGGCATTGCCAGCGGCCTGCCGGCGGTGGCGTTCTATCACGTGCTGCGCTGCACCAGTGACGGCATCGGCCGCACCCGCCCGGCGATGGTGCTGGGTCTATGCGGTCTGGCGCTGAACATTCCGCTGAACTACATCTTCATCTATGGCCACTTCGGCGTGCCGGCCATGGGCGGCGTGGGTTGCGGTTGGGCCACGGCCATTGTGATGTGGGTCATGGCGCTGGGGCTGGCCGGTTACGAGCGCTGGGCGCCGGCCTATCGTTCGAGCGAGATCTTCAGCCGTTTCGACTGGCCACAATGGGCGGTGATCAAGCGTCTGCTGGCAATCGGTCTGCCGATTGGCATCGCGGTGTTTGCCGAGTCGAGCATCTTCGCCGTGATCGCCCTGCTGATCGGCAGCCTCGGCGCCACCGTGGTCGCCGGGCATCAGATCGCGCTGAACGTCAGCTCGCTGGTGTTCATGATTCCGTATTCGCTCGGCATGGCGGTGACCGTACGTGTCGGGCAGGCGCTGGGACGAGAAGAGCCGCGTGAAGCACGTTTTGCCGCCGGTGTCGGCATGGGTACCGCACTGGCCTACGCCTGTATTTCGGCGAGCATGATGCTGTTGCTGCGCGAACCGATTGCCTCGATCTATACCGCCGATCCGACGGTGATCCACATCGCGGCGATGCTGATTGTGTACTCGGCACTGTTTCAGTTCTCCGACGCGATCCAGGTCACCGCCGCCGGCGCGCTGCGCGGTTATCAGGACACCCGGGTGACGATGATCCTGACCCTGTTCGCCTATTGGGGCATCGGCTTGCCAGTGGGTTACGCCCTCGGCCTGACCGACTGGCTCGGCGAACCGCGTGGCCCGAGCGGCTTGTGGCAGGGTTTGATCGTCGGTTTGAGCTGCGCGGCATTCATGCTCTCGATCCGCCTGACCCGCAGTGCGCGCAAGCGTATCCGGATCAGTCGTTCGGTGGGCTGA
- the tusA gene encoding sulfurtransferase TusA has protein sequence MSEMIDTPVDGTLDATGLNCPEPVMMLHQHIRDLVPGGLLKVIATDPSTRRDIPKFCVFLDHELVGQHEEAGTYLYWIRKKSN, from the coding sequence ATGAGTGAAATGATCGATACCCCGGTCGACGGCACCCTCGACGCCACCGGTCTCAATTGCCCGGAGCCGGTGATGATGCTGCACCAGCACATTCGTGACCTGGTGCCTGGCGGCCTGCTCAAGGTGATCGCCACCGATCCCTCGACCCGTCGCGACATTCCCAAGTTCTGCGTGTTTCTCGACCACGAACTGGTGGGCCAGCACGAAGAGGCCGGTACTTATCTGTACTGGATCCGCAAGAAGTCCAATTGA
- the rlmM gene encoding 23S rRNA (cytidine(2498)-2'-O)-methyltransferase RlmM — MNTLFMHCRPGFEGEVCSEISDLAAQLNVAGYAKAKPATAYAEFVCTEADGAERLMRGQRFAELIFPRQWARGVFINLPETDRISVILEHMADFPVCGSLWLEVVDTNDGKELSNFCKKFEGPLRKALTGAGKLVDDASKPRLLLTFKSGREVFLGMADAGNSAMWPMGIPRLKFPREAPSRSTLKLEEAWHHFIPRDQWDERLHSDMTGVDLGAAPGGWTWQLVNRGMLVTAIDNGPMAESLMDTGLVQHLMADGFTFKPKQPVDWMVCDIVEKPARNAAMLEEWIGEGHCREAVVNLKLPMKQRYAEVKRLLERIADGFKARGIKVDIGCKQLYHDREEVTCHLRRHDIKKAKSR, encoded by the coding sequence ATGAACACCCTATTCATGCATTGCCGGCCAGGCTTCGAAGGCGAAGTCTGTTCGGAGATTTCCGACCTCGCCGCCCAACTCAACGTGGCCGGCTACGCCAAGGCCAAACCGGCCACCGCGTACGCCGAGTTTGTCTGCACCGAAGCAGACGGCGCCGAACGCCTGATGCGCGGCCAGCGCTTCGCCGAGCTGATTTTCCCGCGGCAATGGGCGCGGGGCGTTTTCATCAATCTGCCGGAAACCGACCGTATCAGCGTGATCCTCGAGCACATGGCGGACTTCCCGGTCTGCGGCAGCCTGTGGCTGGAAGTGGTCGACACCAACGACGGCAAAGAACTGTCGAACTTCTGCAAAAAATTCGAAGGCCCGCTGCGCAAGGCGCTGACCGGCGCCGGGAAGCTGGTGGACGACGCCAGCAAACCGCGCCTGCTGCTGACCTTCAAAAGTGGTCGTGAAGTGTTCCTCGGTATGGCCGATGCCGGCAACTCGGCGATGTGGCCGATGGGCATTCCGCGTCTGAAGTTTCCGCGCGAGGCGCCAAGCCGTTCAACGTTGAAACTGGAAGAGGCCTGGCACCATTTCATCCCGCGTGACCAGTGGGACGAACGCCTGCACAGCGACATGACCGGCGTCGATCTCGGCGCGGCACCGGGCGGCTGGACCTGGCAGCTGGTTAACCGCGGCATGCTGGTGACCGCCATCGACAACGGCCCGATGGCCGAAAGCCTGATGGACACCGGCCTGGTGCAGCACTTGATGGCTGACGGCTTCACCTTCAAGCCCAAGCAGCCGGTGGACTGGATGGTCTGCGACATCGTCGAGAAACCCGCGCGCAACGCGGCGATGCTGGAAGAGTGGATCGGCGAGGGCCATTGCCGCGAAGCGGTGGTCAACCTCAAGCTGCCGATGAAGCAGCGTTACGCCGAAGTGAAGCGCTTGCTCGAACGCATCGCCGATGGCTTCAAGGCGCGCGGGATCAAGGTCGATATTGGTTGCAAGCAGCTGTATCACGACCGCGAGGAAGTGACCTGCCATCTGCGTCGGCATGACATCAAGAAAGCCAAATCCCGCTAA